One genomic segment of Mycobacteriales bacterium includes these proteins:
- a CDS encoding acetamidase/formamidase family protein — protein MTPAPTMDPERIAKALAAVPPVDRADVSGHHVPSTPETVSWGWMPSVTDGPVLEVAPGSVVSVDTVSHEGILGDQGRDPVRFFGGFGIPEDGVLTDAAAIATSTLPHDPAADGPHVVTGPIAVTGARPGDVVSITVLDLVPRVPYGIVSTRHGLGALPGEVVGQEPVFSAFCLIEDGVGSIALRADDPHRRARFPLAPFLGFMGVAEQERVHSVAPGRHGGNIDVRLLGVGATLHLPVQVPGALVGVGDPHFAQGDGEVALTAFEAPLRATLRLDLVPADEAATRFGTVSGPLGETPDLWIPIGLDPDLDEAMRDAVRGSLDLLVHCYGMDRRQAYAYLSVATDYAVSQVVDGTKGVHGTIRKADFG, from the coding sequence ATGACACCGGCCCCAACCATGGACCCCGAACGCATCGCGAAGGCCCTCGCCGCCGTCCCACCGGTGGACCGCGCGGACGTCTCCGGTCACCACGTGCCGTCGACCCCGGAGACCGTCTCCTGGGGCTGGATGCCCTCGGTCACCGACGGTCCGGTACTCGAGGTCGCCCCGGGCTCCGTCGTCTCCGTCGACACCGTGAGCCACGAGGGGATCCTGGGCGACCAGGGGCGCGACCCGGTCCGGTTCTTCGGCGGGTTCGGGATTCCCGAGGACGGGGTGCTCACCGACGCGGCCGCGATCGCGACGTCGACGCTCCCCCACGACCCGGCCGCCGACGGACCCCACGTCGTCACCGGCCCGATCGCGGTGACCGGCGCCCGGCCCGGCGACGTCGTCTCGATCACCGTGCTCGACCTCGTCCCCCGCGTGCCCTACGGGATCGTCTCCACGCGGCACGGCCTCGGGGCCCTGCCCGGCGAGGTCGTGGGGCAGGAGCCGGTGTTCAGCGCGTTCTGCCTGATCGAGGACGGCGTCGGGTCGATCGCCCTGCGCGCGGACGACCCGCACCGGCGCGCCCGGTTCCCCCTCGCCCCGTTCCTCGGGTTCATGGGGGTCGCGGAGCAGGAGCGGGTGCACTCGGTGGCGCCCGGGCGCCACGGCGGCAACATCGACGTCCGGCTGCTCGGGGTGGGCGCGACGCTGCACCTGCCGGTCCAGGTGCCGGGTGCGCTGGTCGGGGTCGGCGACCCGCACTTCGCCCAGGGCGACGGCGAGGTGGCCCTGACGGCGTTCGAGGCCCCGCTGCGCGCCACCCTGCGCCTCGACCTCGTTCCCGCCGACGAGGCCGCCACCAGGTTCGGGACGGTCTCCGGGCCGCTCGGCGAGACCCCCGACCTGTGGATCCCGATCGGTCTCGACCCCGACCTCGACGAGGCGATGCGCGACGCCGTCCGGGGGTCGCTGGACCTCCTCGTGCACTGCTACGGGATGGACCGTCGCCAGGCCTACGCCTACCTGTCGGTGGCCACCGACTACGCCGTCTCGCAGGTCGTCGACGGCACCAAGGGCGTGCACGGGACGATCCGCAAGGCGGACTTCGGGTGA
- a CDS encoding amidase, whose protein sequence is MTVVLAPEPVPAGLLEAFWAYDRALLANDLDALAALFAPGDDTLRADASGILVGHHAITAFRSGRTAVPTRSVARVHVRPMAPGVVTTIAETLGDAGTRGLQTQVWRCVEGRWRVCAAHVTQPGPGRAFDPSIWRVVGSPLVAGAPSGPLSGCSVAVKDLFAVRGHPIGAGNPTWLAGAAVSPEHAAVVAAVVEAGADVAGIARTDEFAYSLAGTNAHHGTPPNPAAPDRISGGSSSGPASAVAAGQVDIGLGTDTGGSVRVPASYQGLFGLRTTHGAVPRVGMLPLAPSFDTVGWLTRDAAMLERVTTTLLATATRAPLRRGVVVPAVLDRVDATVRAAFDEAVAGLALDRVDTVSLAPEVLAAWGAAFRTVQGHEAWGVDGAWVAAHPGALGPDVASRFATAAEVSDEEAAAARVVVAEARATLRAILEPGVALLLPATSSPAPSRAAEPGDPVIEAARAATLGLTCLAGLAGAPAVSMPLMTVDGAPVGLSAIAAPGADLDLVRWASPS, encoded by the coding sequence GTGACCGTCGTCCTCGCCCCGGAGCCCGTGCCCGCCGGTCTGCTCGAGGCGTTCTGGGCCTACGACCGGGCGCTGCTCGCCAACGACCTCGACGCCCTCGCCGCGCTCTTCGCCCCCGGCGACGACACCCTGCGCGCCGACGCCTCCGGGATCCTCGTCGGGCACCACGCGATCACGGCGTTCCGCAGCGGGCGGACGGCGGTCCCGACCCGCAGCGTCGCGCGGGTGCACGTCCGCCCGATGGCACCCGGGGTGGTCACGACGATCGCCGAAACCCTCGGCGACGCAGGCACCCGGGGGCTGCAGACCCAGGTGTGGCGATGCGTCGAGGGCCGGTGGCGGGTGTGCGCGGCTCACGTCACGCAGCCCGGTCCGGGCCGGGCGTTCGACCCGTCGATCTGGCGTGTCGTCGGCTCGCCCCTCGTGGCGGGCGCGCCCTCCGGTCCGCTGTCCGGGTGCTCGGTCGCGGTGAAGGACCTGTTCGCGGTGCGCGGGCACCCCATCGGGGCGGGCAACCCGACGTGGCTGGCCGGTGCGGCGGTGTCCCCGGAGCACGCGGCCGTCGTCGCGGCCGTGGTGGAGGCGGGCGCCGACGTCGCCGGGATCGCCCGCACCGACGAGTTCGCCTACAGCCTGGCGGGCACCAACGCGCACCACGGCACCCCGCCCAACCCCGCCGCGCCGGACCGGATCTCCGGGGGCTCCAGCAGCGGACCGGCGTCGGCCGTCGCGGCCGGGCAGGTCGACATCGGGCTCGGGACCGACACGGGCGGCTCGGTCCGCGTCCCGGCCTCCTACCAGGGCCTCTTCGGGCTCCGGACCACCCACGGAGCCGTCCCGCGGGTCGGCATGCTGCCGCTCGCCCCGAGCTTCGACACGGTCGGCTGGCTGACCCGCGACGCGGCGATGCTGGAGCGGGTCACGACGACGCTGCTCGCGACGGCAACGCGGGCGCCGTTGCGCCGCGGCGTCGTCGTGCCCGCCGTCCTCGACCGGGTGGACGCCACTGTCCGTGCGGCGTTCGACGAGGCGGTGGCGGGTCTCGCACTGGACCGGGTCGACACCGTCTCGCTCGCCCCGGAGGTCCTGGCGGCCTGGGGCGCCGCGTTCCGCACCGTGCAGGGGCACGAGGCCTGGGGCGTGGACGGCGCCTGGGTCGCTGCCCACCCGGGCGCGCTCGGCCCCGACGTCGCCTCCCGGTTCGCCACGGCAGCCGAGGTGTCCGACGAGGAGGCCGCCGCGGCCCGCGTCGTGGTCGCCGAGGCCCGGGCGACCCTCCGGGCGATCCTCGAACCCGGCGTCGCGCTGCTGCTGCCGGCCACGTCCTCCCCCGCGCCGTCGCGCGCCGCTGAGCCCGGCGACCCCGTGATCGAGGCCGCCCGCGCCGCGACGCTGGGCCTGACCTGCCTCGCCGGCCTGGCCGGTGCCCCCGCGGTGTCGATGCCGCTCATGACGGTCGACGGCGCGCCGGTGGGACTCTCGGCGATCGCCGCCCCGGGCGCGGACCTGGATCTCGTGAGGTGGGCTTCGCCCTCGTGA
- the xerD gene encoding site-specific tyrosine recombinase XerD has protein sequence MTASEMAEPAPELVDAVTTYLDHLDVERGMSPHTLSNYRRDLGRYLAHLARAGRVELAEVRETDVGEFLVALRRGDDDHPPLATSSASRAVVAVRGLHRFALAEGLVARDVAADVHPPAAAKRLPKALDVTSVERLLEAPPDDDPRGVRDRALLEMLYSTGARISEITDLDVDDVDAEQRTVVLTGKGGKQRLVPVGRPALAALEAYRVRARPGFATRGRGTPALFLNARGARLSRQSAWNVLREAAERAGLTQAISPHTLRHSFATHLLDGGADLRVVQELLGHASVTTTQIYTLVTVDSLREVFATSHPRSR, from the coding sequence ATGACGGCGAGCGAGATGGCCGAACCCGCGCCCGAGCTCGTCGACGCCGTCACGACCTACCTCGACCACCTCGACGTCGAGCGCGGGATGTCGCCGCACACGCTGTCGAACTACCGCCGAGACCTGGGGCGCTACCTGGCGCACCTCGCCCGCGCCGGCCGCGTCGAGCTCGCCGAGGTCCGGGAGACCGACGTCGGGGAGTTCCTCGTGGCGCTGCGCCGCGGGGACGACGACCACCCGCCGCTCGCGACGTCCTCGGCCTCCCGCGCCGTCGTCGCCGTGCGCGGGTTGCACCGGTTCGCGCTGGCCGAGGGGCTCGTCGCCCGGGACGTCGCCGCCGACGTCCACCCGCCGGCCGCGGCCAAGCGCCTGCCCAAGGCACTCGACGTGACCTCGGTCGAGCGTCTGCTCGAGGCCCCGCCCGACGACGACCCGCGCGGCGTCCGCGACCGCGCGCTGCTCGAGATGCTCTATTCGACGGGGGCGCGGATCAGCGAGATCACCGACCTCGACGTCGACGACGTGGACGCCGAGCAGCGCACCGTCGTGCTGACCGGCAAGGGCGGCAAGCAGCGCCTGGTGCCGGTCGGGCGCCCGGCCCTCGCGGCGCTGGAGGCCTATCGGGTGCGGGCACGGCCGGGGTTCGCGACGCGCGGCCGGGGCACGCCTGCGCTGTTCCTCAACGCGCGGGGGGCACGGCTCTCGCGGCAGAGCGCATGGAACGTGCTGCGGGAGGCGGCCGAGCGGGCAGGCCTGACCCAGGCGATCTCACCGCACACCCTGCGGCACTCGTTCGCGACGCACCTGCTCGACGGCGGCGCGGACCTGCGCGTGGTGCAGGAGCTGCTCGGGCACGCGTCGGTCACGACGACGCAGATCTACACGCTGGTCACGGTCGACTCGCTGCGCGAGGTGTTCGCGACGTCGCACCCGCGCTCCCGGTAG
- a CDS encoding NUDIX hydrolase: MSGTAPPVARTPLTLVDPHAGHPSHTFDVVSSELLYEGAIFALRGDRVRMPGGRVATREKVEHFGAVAIAALDDDDRLVMIHQYRPAIGRRIWEMPAGLLDGGAGEEPVEAAKRELVEEVGVTADDWSTLVDVVGCPGFADESVRVFLARGLHDVDRPAAADDEEADLVIRRVPLADLVTGAMSGDLVNGPCIAGVFAAAEVVAGRFSPRPVDAPWIDRPTRYPARRQG; encoded by the coding sequence ATGTCGGGTACCGCACCGCCGGTGGCGCGGACGCCGCTGACGCTGGTCGACCCGCACGCCGGGCACCCGTCGCACACGTTCGACGTCGTCTCCTCCGAGCTGTTGTACGAGGGCGCGATCTTCGCGCTGCGCGGGGACCGGGTCCGCATGCCCGGTGGGCGGGTCGCCACGCGGGAGAAGGTCGAGCACTTCGGCGCGGTCGCGATCGCCGCGCTCGACGACGACGACCGCCTGGTGATGATCCACCAGTACCGCCCCGCGATCGGGCGCCGGATCTGGGAGATGCCCGCGGGGCTCCTCGACGGGGGAGCGGGCGAGGAGCCGGTGGAGGCGGCGAAGCGCGAGCTGGTCGAGGAGGTCGGGGTCACCGCCGACGACTGGTCGACGCTCGTCGACGTCGTCGGCTGCCCCGGGTTCGCCGACGAGTCGGTGCGGGTCTTCCTCGCCCGCGGGCTGCACGACGTGGACCGCCCCGCCGCGGCCGACGATGAGGAGGCTGACCTGGTGATCCGGCGCGTGCCGCTGGCGGACCTCGTGACCGGGGCGATGTCGGGTGACCTCGTCAACGGCCCCTGCATCGCCGGGGTGTTCGCGGCGGCCGAGGTCGTCGCCGGGCGGTTCAGCCCGCGCCCCGTCGACGCGCCCTGGATCGACCGGCCGACCCGGTACCCGGCGCGCCGGCAGGGTTGA